The following proteins come from a genomic window of Pocillopora verrucosa isolate sample1 chromosome 6, ASM3666991v2, whole genome shotgun sequence:
- the LOC131784604 gene encoding basic phospholipase A2 Ceg-N6-like, whose protein sequence is MVKRNVLVPVGGEPAGKFPLRAKRHVLQFGSMIRCETGRSALNYLFYGCYCGLGGKGTPVDGVDRCCKEHDECYDRVKDSGICFFSFDVYIDVYRRVGCSGCASRPSNNACELAICKCDSVAAKCLGKNTFDSRYKYYPNFLC, encoded by the exons AACCAGCAGGCAAGTTCCCGTTACGGGCGAAGAGGCATGTGTTGCAGTTTGGCAGTATGATCAGATGTGAAACTGGCAGATCAGctcttaattatcttttttatgGTTGTTACTGCGGTTTGGGTGGAAAAGGAACACCTGTAGACGGGGTTGACAG GTGCTGTAAGGAGCATGATGAATGTTACGATCGCGTTAAAGACTCCGGAATCTGTTTTTTTAGCTTTGATGTTTACATCGATGTTTACAGAAGGGTCGGATGCAGCGGATGTG CCAGTAGACCAAGCAATAATGCATGTGAACTTGCCATCTGCAAATGTGACAGTGTTGCAGCTAAATGTTTGGGCAAGAACACATTCGATTCGCGGTACAAGTATTATCCCAATTTCCTatgttaa